The following proteins are encoded in a genomic region of Candidatus Manganitrophaceae bacterium:
- the ruvC gene encoding crossover junction endodeoxyribonuclease RuvC codes for MGEDEGQKERVSSPSLPTTHHRILGIDPGIGVTGYAVLDESNEGRFTLIQSGEIKTAPRSPFPARLKCIFDGLLQVISSFLPTAVALEDTFYAKNFKSALKLGQAKGVALLAAESHALPIFEYAPTAVKMAVVGYGRATKEQVQRMVSHLLQTPKQIKSEHEADAVAIAICHAHTAKFQSRVAQSERAAIGKTLGQR; via the coding sequence ATGGGTGAAGATGAGGGACAAAAAGAGAGGGTTTCTTCCCCCTCATTGCCGACGACCCATCACCGTATTCTGGGGATCGATCCAGGTATCGGCGTAACAGGTTATGCGGTGCTTGATGAGAGCAATGAGGGTCGATTCACCTTGATTCAATCGGGTGAGATCAAGACGGCTCCTCGTTCTCCTTTTCCTGCACGTCTGAAGTGCATTTTCGATGGACTCCTTCAGGTTATCTCGTCTTTCCTACCCACGGCGGTTGCCCTCGAAGATACTTTTTACGCAAAGAATTTTAAGTCGGCCCTTAAGTTGGGGCAGGCGAAAGGTGTTGCCCTTCTGGCAGCGGAGTCTCATGCCCTCCCCATCTTTGAATATGCCCCGACTGCGGTGAAGATGGCCGTTGTTGGTTATGGCCGGGCCACGAAGGAGCAGGTGCAACGGATGGTGAGCCACCTTCTTCAAACCCCGAAACAAATCAAATCAGAACACGAGGCCGACGCCGTGGCGATTGCGATTTGTCATGCCCATACGGCAAAGTTCCAGTCCAGAGTGGCGCAGTCTGAAAGGGCGGCCATCGGTAAAACATTGGGTCAGAGATGA
- a CDS encoding Crp/Fnr family transcriptional regulator — MERQGAFPVPDCWRCEARACSPFCSNLNTDEIDLFMKIKKSHLYERRQSVFYEGNTCEGVYLLCSGSVKLMQSSRNGDQHILEIILPGDLIEKSAVFCKGRHMTSAEALERSEVSLFHPEDFLELLQSNTHLSLTLISVLTKEVELGRERTHRLLFESAKKRLACILIDLSHHHGVRQSDGLAINLGLKRHELAEMVGVTQETTVRILTKMKKEKLIRLNGKKIIVLDEEGLKQVSD, encoded by the coding sequence ATGGAAAGACAAGGAGCTTTTCCTGTTCCCGACTGCTGGAGGTGTGAGGCGAGGGCCTGTTCTCCCTTCTGCAGTAACTTGAATACGGACGAGATCGATCTCTTCATGAAGATCAAGAAGAGCCATTTATACGAGAGGCGCCAGTCTGTATTCTATGAAGGGAATACTTGTGAAGGGGTCTACCTTCTCTGCTCTGGAAGTGTCAAGCTGATGCAATCTTCCCGAAACGGGGACCAGCACATTCTGGAGATTATATTGCCTGGAGATTTAATAGAAAAGAGTGCGGTTTTTTGCAAAGGGCGGCATATGACTTCCGCAGAAGCGCTTGAGAGGTCTGAGGTCAGCCTGTTTCACCCGGAAGATTTTCTTGAATTGTTACAATCCAACACGCATCTTTCACTGACCCTGATCTCAGTCTTGACGAAGGAAGTTGAGCTCGGGCGAGAACGAACCCATCGACTCCTTTTCGAGAGTGCGAAAAAACGTCTGGCCTGTATCCTGATCGATTTGAGCCATCATCACGGGGTGAGGCAATCTGATGGCTTGGCCATCAATCTGGGCTTAAAACGACATGAACTGGCGGAGATGGTTGGCGTGACACAAGAAACAACCGTGCGCATTTTGACAAAAATGAAGAAAGAAAAGTTGATTCGCTTAAATGGGAAGAAAATAATTGTTCTGGACGAAGAAGGCTTGAAGCAGGTGAGTGACTAA
- the ruvA gene encoding Holliday junction branch migration protein RuvA, producing the protein MIASINGHITQKTPTALIIEVQGLGYQVHVPLTTYYRLPEVKEVVALQIYTYVREDVLQLYGFLSLLEKEFFLLLISVSGIGPKLGLNILSGMETGELIDAIRNGNVQRLRAIPGVGPKMAGRLALELKEKVSSLYSDHSGIVLETTTPGNKVSEDALSALMNLGYHRTEARRVIENIVQREEAQNNGDIDSVEGLIKLALKGLAKIK; encoded by the coding sequence ATGATCGCCTCGATCAATGGACACATTACGCAGAAGACGCCCACCGCTCTTATCATTGAAGTGCAGGGACTGGGTTATCAGGTCCATGTTCCCTTAACGACCTACTATCGTCTTCCAGAAGTGAAGGAGGTTGTCGCGCTTCAGATCTATACCTATGTACGGGAAGATGTGCTTCAGTTGTATGGTTTTCTTTCTCTTCTTGAAAAGGAGTTTTTTTTGCTCTTGATTTCGGTTTCAGGTATCGGCCCTAAATTGGGTTTGAATATCCTGTCCGGGATGGAAACGGGTGAGTTGATCGATGCGATCCGAAACGGGAATGTTCAAAGATTAAGGGCGATTCCGGGGGTGGGTCCAAAGATGGCTGGACGCCTTGCCCTTGAATTAAAAGAGAAGGTCAGCAGCCTGTATTCAGATCATTCCGGGATTGTTCTTGAGACGACAACCCCGGGGAATAAAGTGAGTGAAGATGCGCTTTCGGCCCTGATGAACCTCGGTTATCATCGGACCGAAGCCAGACGGGTGATTGAGAACATTGTCCAGAGGGAAGAAGCGCAGAACAATGGTGACATCGATTCAGTAGAAGGATTGATTAAGCTTGCCCTGAAGGGATTGGCAAAAATAAAATAG
- a CDS encoding YebC/PmpR family DNA-binding transcriptional regulator: MSGHSKWATTKHQKAVTDAKRGKIFTKIIREITIAAKMGGGDPQGNPRLRTAISKAKEANMPSDNMKKAILKGTGELPGVQYEEFVYEGYGPGGVAIMMDITTDNKNRTASEIRHLLSKHGGNLGESGSVAWMFEKKGCLVLEKTSVDEEKLMSITLDAGAEDLCSDDPDHYEVITLPDDFENVKQALSDANLSTTFSEVTFLPKNSTRLEGKQAERMLHLMGMLEDQDDVQNVYANFDIPDEVMEKVSE; the protein is encoded by the coding sequence ATGTCCGGACATTCAAAGTGGGCGACGACAAAGCATCAAAAGGCAGTCACCGACGCGAAGCGGGGGAAGATCTTTACGAAGATCATTCGTGAGATCACCATCGCCGCGAAGATGGGCGGAGGAGATCCCCAGGGAAATCCGCGTCTTAGAACGGCGATCAGTAAGGCCAAAGAAGCCAATATGCCTTCCGATAACATGAAAAAGGCAATCCTGAAGGGGACGGGAGAACTGCCGGGCGTCCAGTATGAAGAGTTTGTCTATGAAGGGTATGGTCCGGGCGGTGTCGCGATTATGATGGATATTACAACCGACAATAAGAACCGGACGGCCTCCGAGATCCGGCATCTCCTTTCCAAGCATGGAGGGAATCTGGGGGAAAGCGGGAGCGTTGCCTGGATGTTTGAAAAAAAGGGCTGTCTTGTTCTTGAAAAGACCTCTGTCGATGAAGAGAAACTGATGTCGATTACCCTGGATGCCGGCGCGGAAGATCTTTGTTCGGATGACCCGGACCACTACGAGGTCATTACGCTTCCGGACGACTTTGAAAATGTGAAACAGGCCCTTTCCGATGCGAATCTTTCCACGACGTTTTCTGAAGTCACTTTTCTGCCAAAAAATTCCACGCGCCTTGAAGGAAAACAGGCGGAACGCATGCTGCACTTGATGGGGATGCTGGAAGACCAGGACGATGTCCAAAACGTCTATGCCAATTTTGATATTCCGGATGAGGTCATGGAAAAGGTGAGCGAGTAA
- the uvrC gene encoding excinuclease ABC subunit UvrC, translated as MDIQQKIEALPKSPGVYLMRGKKGEILYVGKAKVLSSRVRSYFHSGKDQSPRIRSMVGQVADIETMVTASELEALILENNLIKKHRPRYNVILRDDKNYPLLRLPIGDDFPRLEIVRKVKKDGALYFGPYVPAGGLHEMLRLLRRIFPLPNCSIVIDGRADRACIEFEIKRCLAPCTGNQSKADYGRMIDQVRQFLEGRDKILLKTLRERMQQRAENLDFEAAAKIRDQIMKIEGALERQRITSVRMEDRDVIGFFRKGEALDLQVLFIRGGKLVGRKDFFLEHMAETPDEELCTGFLQQFYTKEGVIPKKILLPLPLTERVLLEKWLSGRRGGVVQLLSPSRGKGLALLRLAQENAESSLDGHLKLRAGGMAKMEMLQELLHLKRSPYRIEGYDISNIMGTSAVGSMVVFEKGKAKRSDYRHFRIKTVEGADDFAMMAEVLSRRMTHLKEKPETPPDLILIDGGKGQISAVGSVLDKFHLGSFDLIGLAKEKGDRGERVYLPGRSSPIELPPGSPATHLLMQVRDEAHRFAVTYHRKIRGKKMLRSRLQEVEGIGKLRRTALLKHFGSLSNIEAASLEDLEKAPKINKKVAKILFESIKKQ; from the coding sequence GAGATTCTGTATGTCGGGAAGGCGAAGGTCTTGTCGAGCCGGGTCCGGAGCTACTTCCATTCCGGCAAAGATCAAAGCCCCAGGATTAGGTCGATGGTGGGCCAAGTTGCGGATATTGAAACAATGGTAACCGCCTCTGAACTAGAGGCCCTGATCCTCGAGAACAACCTGATCAAGAAACATCGACCGAGATACAATGTTATCCTGCGAGATGACAAGAACTACCCCCTTCTTCGTCTTCCGATCGGGGATGATTTTCCCCGGCTTGAGATTGTTCGCAAGGTCAAGAAAGACGGGGCACTTTATTTCGGGCCCTATGTCCCCGCGGGGGGCCTCCATGAGATGCTCCGCCTCTTGAGGCGGATCTTCCCTCTTCCGAACTGTAGTATCGTGATCGATGGAAGGGCGGACCGCGCCTGTATTGAATTTGAAATTAAGCGCTGTCTTGCCCCATGCACCGGCAATCAGTCAAAGGCAGATTACGGTCGGATGATCGACCAGGTCCGGCAGTTCCTGGAAGGGCGGGATAAGATACTCTTGAAGACCTTGCGGGAGAGAATGCAGCAACGGGCGGAGAATCTCGACTTTGAGGCAGCGGCGAAGATTCGGGACCAGATCATGAAGATTGAAGGCGCTCTTGAACGCCAGCGCATTACATCGGTGCGGATGGAAGACCGTGATGTGATCGGGTTTTTCAGAAAAGGGGAGGCACTTGACCTCCAGGTTCTCTTCATCCGAGGCGGAAAGCTGGTCGGCAGAAAAGACTTCTTCCTTGAGCATATGGCCGAGACCCCGGATGAAGAACTCTGTACCGGATTTCTTCAGCAATTCTACACCAAGGAAGGGGTAATTCCAAAAAAGATCCTGCTCCCGCTTCCTTTGACGGAAAGAGTCCTGTTGGAAAAGTGGCTTTCCGGGCGGCGAGGAGGCGTCGTCCAACTTCTCTCCCCTTCGAGGGGAAAGGGTCTGGCTCTGTTGCGTCTGGCTCAGGAAAATGCCGAATCTTCTCTGGACGGCCACTTGAAGCTTCGGGCCGGCGGCATGGCGAAGATGGAGATGCTTCAGGAGCTGCTCCACTTGAAAAGGTCGCCTTATCGAATCGAGGGCTACGATATCTCTAATATTATGGGAACGAGCGCTGTTGGGTCGATGGTGGTTTTTGAAAAGGGCAAGGCCAAGCGCTCGGATTATCGGCACTTTCGGATCAAAACCGTTGAAGGGGCAGATGATTTTGCGATGATGGCCGAGGTTCTGTCCCGGCGCATGACTCATCTGAAAGAAAAGCCAGAGACGCCTCCTGACCTGATCTTGATTGATGGCGGAAAAGGTCAGATCTCAGCGGTCGGATCGGTTCTTGACAAGTTTCACCTGGGATCATTCGATTTGATCGGCCTGGCCAAGGAAAAGGGAGACCGAGGGGAACGGGTTTATCTTCCGGGCCGAAGTAGTCCGATAGAACTCCCCCCCGGCTCACCCGCCACCCATCTGTTGATGCAGGTGCGGGACGAGGCCCACCGCTTTGCAGTGACCTATCATCGTAAGATCCGTGGCAAGAAGATGCTCCGTTCCCGGCTTCAGGAAGTCGAAGGGATCGGGAAACTCCGACGGACGGCGCTGTTGAAACACTTTGGAAGTCTTTCAAATATCGAGGCGGCGAGCCTCGAGGATCTGGAAAAGGCTCCAAAAATAAATAAGAAGGTAGCAAAAATATTATTTGAGTCGATTAAAAAGCAGTAA
- the ruvB gene encoding Holliday junction branch migration DNA helicase RuvB yields MDDRIVTSQSTDEEQRVDSSLRPTSMEDYVGQEKIKENLKVYIQAAKNRGDVLDHVIFYGPPGLGKTTLANIIAREMGVNIKSTSGPAVEHPGDLAAILSNLSEGDIFFIDEIHRLHPTVEEILYPAMEDFQLDIIVGQGPTARTLKLNLPNFTLIGATTRAGLLTSPLRDRFGVISRLEFYQPEELRRIILRSASILNVSIDEEAALEIATRTRGTPRIANRVLRRVRDYAEVKADGHIDRTVAAQALTQMEIDSAGFDGMDRKLLLLIIQKFGGGPVGIETLATAVGEGKETLEDLYEPYLIQSGFLDRTPRGRMATDAAYAHFNLERPEVQPRLWK; encoded by the coding sequence ATGGATGACCGCATCGTGACAAGCCAATCCACTGATGAAGAGCAACGAGTCGACTCCAGTCTTAGGCCGACCTCTATGGAAGATTACGTCGGCCAGGAGAAGATCAAGGAAAACTTGAAGGTCTACATCCAGGCGGCAAAGAATCGGGGGGATGTCCTGGACCATGTGATCTTCTATGGACCTCCGGGACTGGGAAAGACAACCCTGGCCAATATCATTGCCAGGGAAATGGGGGTGAATATTAAATCGACCTCTGGCCCGGCGGTGGAACATCCCGGTGATCTGGCCGCGATCCTGAGTAATCTCTCTGAAGGGGATATCTTTTTCATTGATGAGATCCACCGTCTGCACCCGACGGTAGAAGAGATCCTCTATCCGGCCATGGAAGATTTTCAGCTCGATATTATTGTCGGCCAGGGTCCCACGGCGCGGACCCTGAAATTAAACCTTCCGAATTTTACCCTGATCGGCGCGACGACACGGGCGGGTCTCCTGACCTCTCCCTTACGGGACCGGTTTGGTGTGATCAGCCGGCTTGAGTTTTATCAGCCCGAGGAGCTTCGCCGGATCATTCTGCGTTCCGCGAGTATTTTGAATGTCTCGATTGATGAAGAGGCGGCACTCGAAATTGCAACTCGGACACGCGGGACGCCCCGGATTGCCAACCGGGTTTTACGGCGTGTGCGCGATTATGCAGAGGTGAAGGCAGATGGCCATATCGACCGAACGGTGGCTGCTCAGGCCCTCACCCAGATGGAGATTGATTCGGCAGGTTTTGACGGGATGGACCGAAAACTGCTCCTTCTCATCATCCAGAAATTCGGGGGAGGCCCGGTGGGTATCGAGACCCTGGCGACCGCCGTTGGCGAGGGAAAAGAGACCCTGGAGGATCTATATGAACCGTATCTTATTCAGAGCGGATTTCTCGACAGAACTCCCCGGGGACGTATGGCAACGGACGCGGCCTATGCGCATTTTAATCTTGAACGACCAGAGGTTCAACCCCGTCTCTGGAAATGA
- a CDS encoding alanine--glyoxylate aminotransferase family protein, producing the protein MKRYLLAPGPTNVSSEVLLAMAQPILHHRSPEFSKLLERVKNDLKWLFQTENDVFILASTGTGGMEGAVSNFLSPGDKALVVNGGKFGERWLKICAGYGVKTEEIKVEWGYAVKPEQIREALQRDPSIKGVFTQGSETSTGVAHPIKEIAAVVREFDECLMVVDAVSAMGVFDIQTDAWGLDVVVTGSQKALALPPGLAFVSVSEKGWCQAEKCTNAKFYFNFKKERESIVKNTTAFTAPVSLIVGLERSLQMFKEEGLENVFARHQLLARATGEAMKGIGMSLFPKESPSTAVTAIVAPEGYDGQQIYKDLRVKYGITAAGGQDQLKGKVFRIANIGYLDTFDAIMAVAAIEMVLKGMGHPLKLGTGVGIAQEILLKK; encoded by the coding sequence ATGAAAAGATACCTGTTGGCCCCTGGTCCGACCAATGTTTCGTCAGAGGTCCTATTGGCGATGGCGCAGCCGATTCTTCACCATCGGTCTCCGGAATTTTCAAAGCTTCTGGAGCGGGTCAAGAATGATCTCAAGTGGTTGTTTCAGACAGAAAATGACGTCTTTATTCTGGCATCGACAGGAACCGGAGGGATGGAGGGAGCCGTTTCAAACTTTCTCTCTCCGGGGGACAAGGCCTTGGTCGTCAATGGCGGAAAGTTTGGTGAGCGTTGGCTGAAAATCTGCGCAGGCTATGGGGTCAAAACTGAAGAAATCAAGGTTGAATGGGGCTATGCGGTCAAGCCTGAACAGATTAGGGAGGCCCTTCAGCGGGACCCTTCTATCAAAGGGGTCTTTACGCAGGGATCGGAGACCTCAACCGGGGTTGCGCACCCCATCAAAGAGATTGCGGCAGTGGTGCGGGAATTTGATGAGTGTTTGATGGTGGTTGATGCGGTCTCCGCCATGGGTGTTTTTGATATACAAACCGATGCATGGGGACTGGACGTTGTGGTGACCGGTTCGCAAAAGGCCTTGGCACTTCCGCCGGGATTGGCCTTTGTTTCTGTGTCGGAAAAGGGGTGGTGTCAGGCAGAAAAATGTACCAACGCGAAGTTTTATTTCAATTTTAAAAAGGAGAGAGAGTCGATCGTGAAGAATACGACGGCTTTTACCGCGCCTGTTTCTCTTATTGTTGGTTTGGAACGTTCCCTCCAGATGTTTAAGGAAGAGGGCCTTGAAAATGTCTTTGCGCGCCATCAACTCCTGGCGCGGGCGACCGGCGAGGCCATGAAGGGAATCGGGATGTCTCTCTTTCCGAAGGAATCTCCAAGTACCGCCGTCACGGCCATTGTCGCCCCGGAAGGGTACGACGGCCAGCAGATCTACAAGGATCTTCGCGTGAAGTACGGCATCACGGCGGCAGGGGGGCAGGACCAGTTGAAGGGCAAGGTGTTTCGGATCGCCAATATTGGTTATTTGGATACATTTGATGCGATTATGGCCGTTGCGGCGATCGAGATGGTTCTGAAAGGAATGGGGCATCCGCTCAAGCTCGGGACTGGAGTCGGGATTGCTCAGGAGATTCTTCTTAAGAAATAA
- a CDS encoding HU family DNA-binding protein, translating into MTKRELIEALAKAHSKEGLSKKALEGIVVNTFKTIGKSIKKTGRFSFPDFGTFTVRKRAARKGRNPQTGETIRIKAAKSVKFKASPGLKKGL; encoded by the coding sequence ATGACAAAACGTGAACTCATTGAAGCACTCGCAAAGGCGCATTCAAAAGAGGGTCTCAGTAAGAAAGCCCTGGAAGGCATTGTGGTGAATACCTTCAAAACAATCGGTAAATCCATCAAGAAAACCGGTCGGTTCAGTTTTCCAGATTTTGGAACTTTTACCGTTCGGAAGCGTGCCGCAAGAAAAGGGAGAAACCCTCAGACAGGGGAAACGATTAGAATCAAAGCAGCCAAGTCGGTTAAATTCAAGGCCTCTCCCGGCTTAAAAAAGGGCCTGTAA
- a CDS encoding MogA/MoaB family molybdenum cofactor biosynthesis protein, with protein MFSVGILTVSDKGAMGEREDGSGRLLHQLIEVLPGKVRVYEIVPDEAEEIRLQLISFCDKWKVDLVLTTGGTGVSPRDVTPEATADVIEHLIPGMGEIMRIEGYRKNPKSILSRGIAGIRNKTLIVNLPGSPRAVRENFEILLPALPHAIEKMKGEGGECGMP; from the coding sequence ATGTTTTCCGTTGGGATTCTTACTGTAAGTGATAAAGGGGCCATGGGAGAAAGAGAGGATGGCAGTGGTCGACTTCTTCATCAACTGATCGAGGTGCTACCAGGCAAGGTCCGTGTTTACGAGATCGTCCCGGATGAAGCGGAAGAGATTCGCCTTCAATTGATCTCTTTTTGTGACAAGTGGAAGGTCGATCTTGTCCTGACGACAGGCGGTACGGGTGTTTCTCCGCGGGATGTGACCCCGGAAGCGACGGCAGATGTCATCGAGCACCTGATCCCCGGCATGGGAGAAATCATGCGGATTGAGGGCTACCGAAAAAATCCAAAGTCAATTCTTTCCCGAGGTATTGCCGGGATTCGAAACAAGACCCTTATTGTAAACCTTCCCGGTAGCCCCCGTGCCGTCAGGGAAAATTTCGAGATTCTTCTCCCGGCGCTCCCTCATGCCATCGAAAAGATGAAGGGAGAAGGCGGGGAATGTGGTATGCCGTAA
- a CDS encoding NADP-dependent isocitrate dehydrogenase yields MTTQTHKIIYTKVDEAPALATYSFLPIVKGFTEAAGVAVETRDISLAGRIIANFPENLTDSQRQADDLAELGTLAKTPEANIIKLPNVSASVPQLKAAIEELQGKGYKLPDYPDAPENDAEKEIKGRYDKVKGSAVNPVLREGNSDRRAPVSVKQYAKDNPHSMGAWSVNSKTHVAHMKGGDFFTSEKSTVITGASVGDARIEFLDSNGKTTVLKEKTALIEGEVIDASLLSRSALREFLETEMEDAKNSGVLWSIHLKATMMKVSDPIIFGHAVSVYFKDLFEKHGSVLEKLGFNPNNGMGDLYAKIEGLPEDQRKAIEADIQICYKNRPELAMVNSDKGITNLHVPSDVIIDASMPAAIRTSGQMWGTDGQLHDMKAVIPDGSYAGIYQEVIAFCKEHGAFNPATMGSVPNVGLMAQKAEEYGSHDKTFTAPGTGTIRVVDTSGQTLLEHAVEEGDIWRMCQAKDLPIQDWVKLAVTRARASNTPAVFWLDKNRAHDARLIEKVNRYLKDHDTEGLEIHTMPPVEAIRFSLKRIKEGKDTISVTGNVLRDYLTDLFPILEVGTSAKMLSIVPLMNGGGLFETGAGGSAPKHVQQMVKEGHLRWDSLGEFLALSASLEHLGKSSNNPKAKTLGETLDQATGKFLGSNSSPSRKVGELDNRGSHFYLALYWAQALAAQTEDKDLQEYFAPIALQLGENEVKITEELKAAQGQAVELGGYYRPDQEKMEKAMRPSNTLNAIVNAIV; encoded by the coding sequence ATGACAACACAAACCCACAAAATTATTTATACGAAGGTTGATGAAGCCCCTGCACTGGCCACTTACTCTTTTCTCCCGATTGTCAAGGGCTTCACAGAGGCCGCCGGCGTTGCCGTTGAAACCAGGGATATCTCCCTTGCAGGCCGGATTATCGCGAACTTCCCTGAAAATCTTACGGACAGCCAACGGCAGGCGGATGATCTGGCTGAACTGGGTACACTCGCAAAGACACCCGAGGCCAACATTATCAAACTCCCCAATGTCAGTGCGTCCGTTCCGCAGTTGAAGGCGGCCATTGAAGAGTTACAGGGAAAAGGCTATAAACTCCCCGACTATCCTGACGCTCCTGAAAACGATGCGGAGAAAGAAATCAAGGGACGATACGACAAGGTGAAAGGGAGCGCCGTCAATCCTGTTTTGAGAGAGGGCAATTCAGACCGAAGGGCGCCCGTTTCGGTCAAACAATATGCAAAAGACAACCCCCATTCCATGGGTGCGTGGTCTGTCAACTCAAAGACACATGTCGCCCATATGAAAGGCGGCGATTTTTTCACCAGCGAAAAGTCTACTGTCATTACCGGGGCCTCCGTTGGGGACGCACGGATCGAGTTTCTTGACTCAAATGGCAAGACCACCGTACTCAAAGAAAAAACAGCCCTTATCGAGGGAGAGGTCATTGACGCCTCGCTTCTGAGCCGCAGCGCCTTGCGCGAATTTCTTGAGACGGAAATGGAAGATGCAAAGAACAGCGGCGTGCTGTGGTCCATCCATCTCAAGGCCACAATGATGAAGGTTTCAGATCCCATTATTTTCGGCCATGCCGTTTCAGTTTACTTCAAAGATCTCTTTGAGAAACACGGATCGGTTCTCGAAAAATTAGGTTTCAACCCCAACAATGGGATGGGTGATCTTTACGCGAAGATCGAGGGCCTGCCGGAAGATCAACGGAAAGCAATTGAGGCCGATATCCAGATTTGCTATAAAAACCGTCCGGAACTGGCCATGGTCAACTCAGACAAAGGCATCACGAACCTCCATGTTCCGAGTGATGTAATTATCGATGCTTCAATGCCCGCCGCGATTCGCACTTCGGGTCAAATGTGGGGCACGGATGGCCAGCTTCACGATATGAAGGCCGTGATCCCGGATGGCAGCTACGCGGGGATTTATCAGGAAGTCATCGCCTTTTGTAAAGAACATGGCGCCTTCAATCCCGCGACCATGGGCAGTGTTCCCAATGTGGGGCTGATGGCGCAAAAGGCAGAGGAATACGGCTCTCACGACAAGACATTCACGGCCCCCGGAACGGGGACCATCCGCGTTGTGGACACGTCCGGACAAACCCTGCTCGAACATGCTGTGGAAGAAGGAGATATCTGGCGCATGTGCCAGGCAAAGGACTTGCCGATACAGGATTGGGTCAAGCTGGCCGTCACCCGGGCAAGGGCAAGTAATACACCCGCTGTTTTCTGGCTGGACAAAAACAGGGCGCACGACGCCCGGCTCATCGAAAAGGTGAACCGCTATTTGAAGGATCACGACACAGAGGGTCTGGAAATCCATACCATGCCTCCGGTCGAAGCTATCCGCTTTTCACTAAAAAGAATCAAAGAGGGGAAAGACACCATTTCGGTCACCGGAAATGTCCTGCGTGATTATCTCACCGATCTCTTTCCGATTCTGGAAGTGGGAACCAGCGCGAAAATGCTGTCCATTGTACCCCTCATGAATGGCGGCGGACTTTTTGAAACCGGCGCCGGAGGTTCTGCTCCGAAACATGTCCAGCAGATGGTGAAAGAAGGACATCTCCGGTGGGATTCCCTTGGCGAATTTCTGGCCCTTTCCGCATCATTGGAACATCTGGGCAAATCAAGCAACAATCCCAAGGCAAAAACCTTGGGAGAAACACTGGATCAGGCCACCGGAAAGTTTCTGGGCAGCAACAGTTCACCCTCCCGCAAGGTGGGTGAACTCGACAATCGGGGAAGCCATTTCTACCTCGCTTTGTACTGGGCACAGGCCTTGGCCGCGCAGACAGAAGATAAAGATCTTCAGGAATATTTTGCTCCCATCGCCTTACAGCTTGGGGAGAACGAAGTGAAGATTACTGAGGAACTGAAAGCCGCTCAGGGACAGGCGGTTGAGCTCGGAGGTTATTATCGTCCGGACCAGGAAAAGATGGAAAAAGCAATGCGTCCGAGCAACACCCTCAATGCGATCGTGAATGCGATCGTGTAA